Proteins encoded within one genomic window of Ursus arctos isolate Adak ecotype North America unplaced genomic scaffold, UrsArc2.0 scaffold_7, whole genome shotgun sequence:
- the SCD gene encoding stearoyl-CoA desaturase: MPAHLLQEEISSSYTTTTTITAPPSRILQNGGGKLEKPSLYLEEDIRPEMKDDIYDPSYKDPEGPKPKVVYVWRNIILMSLLHLGALYGITLIPTCKIYTCLWGFLYYLISAVGITAGAHRLWSHRTYKARLPLRLFLIIANTMAFQNDVYEWARDHRAHHKFSETDADPHNSRRGFFFSHVGWLLVRKHPAVKEKGGLLDLSDLKAEKLVMFQRRYYKPGILLMCFILPTLVPWYFWGETFQHSLYVATFLRYALVLNATWLVNSAAHLYGYRPYDKNINPRENILVSLGAAGEGFHNYHHTFPYDYSASEYRWHINFTTFFIDCMAALGLAYDRKKVSKAAVLARIKRTGDGSYKSG; the protein is encoded by the exons ATGCCGGCCCACTTGCTGCAAGAGGAG ATCTCTAGCTCCtacacaaccaccaccaccatcacagcGCCTCCCTCCAGGATCCTGCAGAATGGAGGAGGCAAGTTGGAGAAGCCTTCTCTATACTTGGAAGAAGACATCCGCCCTGAAATGAAAGATGACATCTATGACCCAAGCTACAAGGATCCAGAGGGCCCAAAGCCCAAGGTTGTATATGTTTGGAGAAACATCATCCTTATGTCTCTGCTACACTTGGGCGCCCTGTATGGGATCACGTTGATTCCCACCTGCAAGATCTACACCTGTCTCTGGG GATTCCTCTACTACCTGATCAGTGCTGTGGGCATAACAGCAGGAGCTCATCGCCTGTGGAGTCACCGGACTTACAAAGCTCGGCTGCCCCTGAGGCTCTTCCTGATCATTGCCAACACGATGGCATTCCAG AACGACGTGTATGAATGGGCCCGAGATCACCGTGCCCACCACAAGTTTTCAGAAACAGATGCTGACCCTCACAACTCCCGGCGTGGCTTTTTCTTCTCTCACGTGGGTTGGCTGCTTGTACGCAAACACCCAGCCGTCAAAGAGAAGGGTGGTTTGCTAGACTTGTCTGATCTAAAAGCTGAGAAGCTGGTGATGTTCCAGAGAAG GTACTACAAACCCGGCATCCTGCTGATGTGCTTCATTCTGCCCACCCTGGTGCCCTGGTATTTCTGGGGTGAGACTTTTCAACACAGCTTGTACGTCGCCACTTTCTTGCGTTACGCCCTTGTGCTCAATGCCACGTGGCTGGTGAACAGTGCTGCCCACCTCTACGGATATCGCCCTTATGACAAGAACATTAACCCCCGAGAGAATATCCTGGTTTCCCTGGGCGCTGCAG GGGAGGGCTTCCACAACTACCACCACACCTTCCCCTATGACTACTCTGCCAGCGAGTACCGCTGGCACATCAACTTCACCACCTTCTTTATCGATTGCATGGCTGCCCTCGGTCTGGCTTACGACCGGAAGAAAGTATCCAAGGCTGCCGTCTTGGCCAGGATTAAAAGAACTGGAGACGGAAGCTACAAGAGTGGCTGA